A genome region from Gigantopelta aegis isolate Gae_Host chromosome 3, Gae_host_genome, whole genome shotgun sequence includes the following:
- the LOC121368642 gene encoding neuronal acetylcholine receptor subunit alpha-10-like: MQFQYLRVFWNVSILWFLSTPSCVSSRTLSSEEKLHRLLLENYSSLVIPQDSVLNVTLQLGLQFIIKLDESKESLTALGWLQVQWMDFRLTWNVSLYSGCTSTILPAKMIWKPDLHLYNSIAERGSIANGDMNLKIMNDGLIIWEPGLFIESMCRFDVTMYPFDSQVCLLEYGSWHYGSDKLILHKLSNKVILAAYKENNQWEITNASVETKIRTLDNFSIAHFRLFLRRRRLFYVLNVVLPICITSSLSAFVFVLPPESGEKIGLSTTLFLTHAVLLGSISRDIPNTSTSTSILSAFVVLQLILSGLSIIITTIILKCYHANENKLKSDIQHRNESKKAIVSSDSNDVRPATNQETLIQGENTKSVICPFGYFMPDYQCCSAKVVNCNTILFCVYFVMSVAMALGVTFILIFL, from the coding sequence ATGCAGTTTCAGTATCTTCGTGTCTTCTGGAATGTTTCTATTCTATGGTTTTTATCCACCCCGAGTTGCGTCTCCAGTCGTACGCTTTCTAGTGAAGAGAAGCTGCATCGACTACTGTTAGAGAACTATTCCAGTCTAGTAATACCACAGGACTCGGTTCTAAACGTGACGCTTCAGCTGGGTTTACAATTCATCATTAAACTAGACGAGAGTAAAGAAAGCTTAACCGCTTTGGGCTGGCTTCAAGTACAGTGGATGGATTTTCGACTCACGTGGAATGTTAGTCTTTACAGCGGATGTACCAGTACAATTCTGCCAGCTAAAATGATCTGGAAACCAGATCTGCACCTTTACAATTCAATAGCTGAACGGGGTTCTATAGCTAACGGAGACATGAATCTGAAAATTATGAATGACGGCCTCATAATCTGGGAGCCCGGTCTGTTTATAGAAAGCATGTGTCGGTTCGACGTGACAATGTATCCATTTGATTCACAGGTTTGTCTGCTAGAATATGGAAGCTGGCACTATGGCTCTGATAAGCTAATTCTGCACAAGCTAAGCAACAAGGTGATTCTGGCAGCGTACAAGGAAAATAACCAATGGGAAATTACTAATGCATCTGTTGAAACCAAGATTAGAACATTGGATAATTTCTCAATAGCACATTTCAGACTTTTTCTGCGAAGAAGGAGACTGTTTTACGTCTTGAATGTCGTCCTGCCAATCTGCATAACATCCAGTTTAAGCGCATTTGTTTTCGTACTGCCGCCTGAATCTGGTGAAAAAATCGGTCTTTCAACGACTCTTTTTCTGACGCATGCTGTTCTTTTGGGAAGCATATCCCGTGATATTCCAAacacatccacatccacatccatcCTCAGTGCTTTTGTTGTACTCCAACTGATTCTTAGTGGTCtatccatcatcatcaccacgaTTATTCTAAAATGCTATCATGCAAATGAGAACAAGCTTAAGTCCGATATTCAGCATAGAAATGAAAGCAAGAAAGCCATTGTGTCGTCAGATTCCAATGACGTGAGACCAGCTACCAACCAGGAGACACTAATACAAGGCGAGAACACGAAATCAGTGATTTGTCCTTTCGGATACTTCATGCCGGACTACCAGTGCTGCTCGGCGAAGGTTGTCAACTGTAATACTATACTGttctgtgtgtattttgtaatgaGCGTCGCGATGGCCCTAGGTGTAACattcattttgatttttttgtag